The genomic interval TTCCACAACGAGACTGACATTCCTAGCCAGTTGAACACGCTGTCTGCTTTGACTGTGCTGCTGCAGGATGAGGTCTCCCAGAAGGGCATTGCTACCAATGCCACTTCCAACCCCGACGGCGGCTCTGATGGAGGAAACGGTTCTGGCTCTAACGGAAATGGCAACGGTAACGGTAACGGACAGGGACAGAACGGCAATGGCAATGGaaatggtgatggtggttccGCCGGTACTACGACTCGTGTGACCGTCGGTGTGCTGGTTGCTGGCTTGTTTGCTGCCCTGTTGTAAGCTGATGCGGCTCAGCCGATGTGCTGGACTCGGAAAATCTAAAGCCTTGATAAAGAATTGAAGCCTGCACCAGGCACTTTGGATAATGTTGTCAGGTTGTTGTCGCGCTGATCGTCAATGGCTCCAATGATGTTGACCAAAAACATGTCTTGTCAAGGTGCGCTGTACCCCGCAAAGAAGCTGCAGAATTAAAATTTGACCTGCTTGATGACCGTTCACTATCAACAGCAGGAAGAAATGCCACCCAGGTCGTTTCATTGTATGTTTTGTTCCACCAAATCATTGCTGTCGTCAATTGAACACGCCAGCCAAGAATCCAAGACCGCCTCTCAGCTTGGCCGCGGCTACTCCCGACGACATGCCTTGGCACAACACATCTGGGGATGTGCCAAAAGGTGGGAGTTGAAGCACATTTAAGCATCCGATAGCCCGATCAATTCCCCGGATTTTTGAATGTCAATTGCCGATGACGTTGACAGAATTTTCACCCCAATCGCCGCAATGCGACGCTGTCCCCGGCTGGCGCTGTTAAACAGTGGCGGAAATCTACCGATCTTTTCAACGCTCAGGGACGGCTTACACATGAGTTGCCTAAAATGGTCACCAGTCGCCCACGATTTGCGGGGGAGTGGGTCACCCTCCAGTTCACAAAACAAGATGTTCGCAGACGGACACCTCCTATCGGCCCTACCGGCAATGCTTCTCAGGGACTTTTCTCAACGGCTAGCTCACCGCAACCTTCAACCAGCTGGCCGACAGGGTCCTCGCCCCGCCGGCTATCAACCGGTGTCGGTCCCTGGCGTTGAATGAATGATCACTTTGGGGTTTTTGACCCGGTGTCCAAATGACGAGCGCCTCGGTTGCCACCTACCTCGCTGATATCAGAGATTAAATATGCGACATCAGCGCGGGTTGTCCCTCAAACCCCGCAAGCGGTTCGACATTCCGGTTCAACCTTGTCTTACCGGTCCCTCATTGTTATCTCTGcaacccttcctcccttctTCGATCGCCCTTCTTTTCTGTCGCAAATCTGGACGGCAAGACATCGCGGCCCGGGACGACAGCTGCCTCTGTTTGGCAGCAACGCAAAATGGCCGACGAAAGGAGACCCGCGGATCCGCCATTAAGATCCCAATCACCGCGCCCAATAACGGATAGCaaatcatcaccctcaccacccccttccgaCAAGGtctcctcgccatcaccaccccataCCATGACCCCCGAACGGCGCACCATCGTGGAGAAATCCCTCAAGCGCAAACTCGACACCCGCTGCTCCCTGTTCGTCCTGATCTACATCATGAACTACCTCGACAGGAACAACATTGCTGCCGCCCGCCTCCGCGGCCTCCAAGACGATCTGTCACTCGACGACCAGCAGTACGCTACTTGCCTCAGTATTCTCTACGTGGGGTATATCCTCATGCAGATACCCTccaacatcgtcatcaatCTCATTTCTCGACCATCACTCTACATCGCCGTTGTGATGCTCGTCTGGGGCTTGATCTCGACATTGACAGGTATAGTCACTAACTTCTCTGGCATGGTCGGGACGAGATTCCTACTGGGATTTGTGGAAGCGGCGTTTTTGCCTGGGGCGTTATTGATTTTGAGTAAATGGTACACGAGAAAGGAATTGACGACGAGGAACGCCATTCTTTTCTGCGGCAATCTCATCAGTAACGCTTTCTCGGCATTGATTGCCGCCGGGGTGCTATCCAACATGCAAGGAGTCCTAGGGCACGCAGCATGGAGGTGGCTGTTCTGGATCGAAGGCGGGTTGACCATGGCTGTTGCCATCAGCGCGGCGTTTATCCTTCCTGATCTTCCGACAAACACTAGGGGTTttacggaggaggagctgtaTGTTGCGCAGCTGAGAATGACAGAAGACGTTGGCGAAGAGGACAAGGATGCAGAGGGGCAGAAAATCTTTGATGGATTTTTTatgatggtgagggattGGAAGGTTTACGTCATGATGCTGGCTTTTACGGCCTATACGGTCGGGTTGAGCTTTAATGCGTTTTTCCCGAGCTTGACACAGACATTGGGGTTTAGCTATGTGCCGACGCTGTTGATGAGCAGTCCGCCTTGGGCGTTTGCTTGTGCGGTTAcgttggtggtttgttggCATTCGGATCGGACGCAAGAGAAGGTGAGTTTTTGATGTTTTATTATTCCCCGGTTTTTCAGGGACGGCTTACTGACGTGAGATAGTTCTGGCATATCACGCTACCCATGGTTGGTGGCCTTGTGGGCTTCCTCATTTGCATGGTCACGCTCAACACGGCAGCTCGATATGTCGCTTTGTTTCTCCAAGCATCTTCCTACGCCGGGTTCGTCGTGTTTTACTCGTGGATCTCGTCTTCTTTCCCACGACCACCTGCCAAACGCGCTGTGGCTCTCGCTGCTATCAACGCCTTCAGCCAGCTGGGCAATGTGGCTGGGATGTATGTCTGGGACTTGAAGGAGGATGGTTACAGGAAGAGCTATGGTATTGTCACGTCTATGTTTGGTGCTGCGATCTTCGGGTGTTGGGTGTTTAGAACTATCTTGGCGAGGTTGAACAGgcagatggagagggaggaggcgacgGCTGTTGCGGAGGGGAGAGTACCAGCTGGTGAgaagggtgagggtgtggtgACTGGCAGTGAGACGGAAgatggaggtgttgttggaccgagggtggtgaggccgTTTAGGTATTTGCTGTGATTTTGGATGTGATACGATGGTTGTTTGGATACCGTTCGATCGCTTCTCGGATGTGGATTGATGATGATCGGGGCGAGGTTGGGAATATTGGATGTCGATGTCTTGGCAGTTGAAGTCATGGAGTGGGATATCAAATGGGCTATGGCGCAAGGCCTGATCTTTCGAGTGTTGCTGCATTCGAATTCGGGAATATCTTGAATGAATTCGCCATCATTGAAGGCTGATCGTCTTTTTGCTTGCCGTTTGCTGTGCAGGAGGCCTTTCTGCCTTCTGTTCTGGGATTATTCTTCTTTCGAGAATCGGCAACAAAATGCCGTGCCGCAGCATCTTCATCCCACCGGTATGCCTGACATTTGGATGGAGGATTTATGAGCGTCATTATTCATATACAAAAGCTTCGAGAATGACGTTCTGAAGACTTGGCAAGGTTACATTGCTGGGCAGATTTCAGGCTTTGTTCTGGTGTTGGTTCTTTGGGTTTCGCACTGCACCAAGACAATAGTGGCACACAATGATTGGCTACAAGGTACGGATCTTCTTCCCAAGGTGACACTTGGAATGACAAACACAGCCAAACTGAGCCACGGCAGTGCAAGGGGCGCAAAGGTGGATTTTGTATTGGCCAGCGATCACACACCCCTGCTCAGCCTCCTTCACTTTGCCCCGAAGACCTGCGTGATGGACAGGGGTTCGATACAGCACATttgcggtggtgttggagctAAAAAGGACCCTGCcgccccatctcccccgccTTTTGGAGTCCTGGAGCTACCACTATTTACTATTTCGACATCTTTCATCTGGTACACTGATACCATATTGGATTATTTACCAGCGGCCTAGCACAAtcatctcatcaacatctGACGCACATCTGACACCATGTCGCTCCTTGAAAGGCGGGAAGGCCTCGCAGTCACTGCGGGCCTGACTGGCATCACCTTGACACCGCTGGTcggggtgatggtgttgagcttCCGCCGTGTCATCCGTCACTCGCAAGCTATTAAAATCGCCAACTTGTTATTCCGAATCGCGCTGCCAGTATACATCATGTATGTCCAGCCGCCTCTGTCATACGTCGTCTGATTAGGTACTAAGAGCAATCTGTTAATGCAGCGGCGTGATTCTCTACACATCCTATGCGGCCGTCGTTGCAGCTGGAACAGCAACTTACCGTACCGAGCTTCTACTCGGGCTCATGTCGAgtctcttcttggcttctGGCGTTATTCTTCTCACAAGCTCGATATACCTCACCGCACTTGCCGCGCTCTACATCGCGATGGGTAGAACAAAATGGTGGTCATGGCTGAGACTTGATACACTACTGGGCGCCGGTCTCTTGTTTATTCTGCTCATTGCCTATTGGGGCATGAATCTTTCAGACGTTGTCGAGGGCAGCTCGAGCACGTACCGGACATGGAGGATGCGGTGGCTGCTGGTTGTGATCGACTTGACGCTGTCGGTGATGTCTCTCGGCGTTGTTGGGATTGCGTTGTATGCGCTGCCGAAGTTGAAGAGGTTGAATCAAATCCCGCTTGGCAAGGTCAGTGCATTTTCACCCAAGTACGCTTTCATGCTGAGACTAACCTTATCATCAGCtgccggtgttgttggtaATTGCTGCTTTCCTCTGGGCTTTCACCGTGGTCTACGGCTtagccaccaccatcaagagTATTACCGATGAgtgggaagaagacgaaTGGGTTGCTAACCGTGTGATCTTCCCGCTGTTTGGTCCTTGGGTCACCAGTGCTGTTGTTTGCCTACTGTACTTGATCCTTCACAGCCCGGTCTGGTCTGATCCGGCTGCCATCCCGGCTGATGGGAGACACGGCCCTACACAGCCATACTATGGGCCTCAGCAGGGGAATCCTCAGATGGgctaccagcagcagccgtaCCAGCCCGGTTATGCGCCGCCGCATAACCCATCTGGTTACCCACAACAGCCTCAGCAATATCAGCAACCGCAGTATCCTGCGCAAGGGTATCAGCATACGCAGTCACCTGCTTCGTCGTTGCCAGTGTATGCTGATGGGAATCAGAACCCGCATGTCACCAATGTCAAATAGACGCCAGATTGGGTAACTTGGCTTTGTAAAGTACATGTTGTGTCGAAGGATGGAAGTCGGCTTTTGGACTTGGAAGGGATTTAGCGTTGGGTTTTGTTGGATACCCCCTCTTGTTGACATTGTCTATGTTGATGCAGTCCTGCGGTTTAGATAACTTTGTGTCTCAGTATAAATAATTGGAAATATCATCTTGTGCAAAATACTGTCCCTTTGCCCATTGTGAACCAACTGTGTCCTTAGTCTTTGGGGACATTCATCCTGTCAAGAAGTTCCATGGATGCGAATCCCTCGTGATCGAGCCGTGCACGTTTCAGCAACGGTCACACAGCATGAATCTGGATTTCTCCTCTTTCCAAAACCCCTTTTGATTGGCCTTCAACGCGCCGTTTGGCTCCTGTGGCTGTCGTCGGCCCGAGAAATGCGCACCAGCAAACCCAAGTTGCGTCATTGGACGTGGTGACGTCACCACAAAGCCCAGGCTTCCCATCTAGCCATCGTCGTATAATGCGGGGTTTggtcctcccctccccttcttcttcttggcctgcgCAAAAAAACATCAACGATCAACGGCCAACCGAACCAAAAAAGATCATTCTATTGACATTGCATTGACCGCCACACAGAAAAAATGATCTCCAACGCACTCTTCTCgaccctcctcgcccagctgTGCTGGTTCGCGACGTTTGCGCTCGCCGCGCCGGTTGACACGGTCCATGTCGAGGGTGGTAACGCGTGGCAGTATGGGACTGGTGGTGGGATTATTGGTCTGATTGTCTTGATTCTGGATATCATTGTCTTCAGTAGGTCTTCTTGCGTTGCGAGTTGTTGGGTGGGAGTATGCTAACCACTCGGCAACAACAGTTGAGGTCTTCCAGTCTAGCAGACCCCCCTCGTCCAAGCTTCTCTGGTCGCTGGTTGTGTTCCTCTTCCCTGTTGTTGGCATGATTATTTACTACGTCTTCTCGAACCGCTCGGCTCACAACAGCAGGAATGGATATGAGACTTTGACGCAGGGTTaagggaggatgatgtcggGCGTGAggatgagagagagggagagggtggaaggAAGTGGGAGTAATAATGAGAGGATAATGATACCGGGAGACCTGCACAAACGAGATTGGGAGGAGACGACAACACGCATGGATGAACTTTACAGGCAGCTTTTGCGCATGGAGTTGGGTTGTAGCTGGATCATGGCTTACATAATTATATGAATGCGAACGATGCATACTCTTTTACATGGGCccctttcttcttttgttctgGACCGAAACACAGCTTGCGGGATGGGGGTTGCCTTGCAGTTTTGCTACTTCGAACTTGGCTGACGCATCAGTTCGGTGCCCATCTTTTGACCACAGGCTTCAACCCATCATCGAAACCTCCTTCAAACACAGCACGATAGCCACCATCCAGATTCACCGCATTATACCCGTCCTGCTTCAATATCCTGTACCCCAGATAGCCCCGGTATCCAACCTGGCAATAACTGATGATGGGCTTGTCCTTGGGCACCTcgtccaacctcttcctcaaaTCACCCAAGGGAATGTTGACAGCCCCATCAATATGCCCACTCGCAAACTCCTTGGGCGACCGGACATCCAACAAAAAGTAatcctccaagctcttcctcctcccctttgaCGTCTCAAACGCAAAGTCGGCAGCGTGGACAatctccacatcccccctcaGCACATTCCCAGCCACGAACCCAGCCATATTCACCGCGTCCTTTGCGCTCCCAAAAGGAGGCGCATACGCCAGCTCCAGATGCTCCAGATCTTCGACCGTCATCCCCGCCGTCAGCGCCACGGCCAAAACATCAGTCTGCTTGTCCACGCCTGCGTTCTCCGGCCCGGTGACCTGGCCCCCAAGCAGCTTTCCGTTTTTGAGATCAAAGTGGATCTTGACCGTAAGTCGGCACGAGCCGGGATAGTAACCGGCGTGGTTGACCGGGTGGACGGTGACCCAGTCGTGGTTGCTACCACTAATCTCGTCAAGCTGGTGGGCGCTTAGCCCTGTCATGCCGACTGCTTTTCCAAAGACCTTGCAGACCCATGTGCCGATGTTGCCCCGGTATTTCGTCTCCTTCCCGCAGATGTGATCGGCTGCTAGACGACCCTGTCGGTTTGCCGGTccggcgagggcgagcaTTTTGTTCTTGTCTGGGtggtcgaggccgaggaggaggaggttgggggtttcGACCATGTCGCCTACCGCGTAGATGTTTGGGTCCGAGGTCTGCATGTGCTCGTTTACTGTGAGGCCTGTTTTGCCGGTTTTGAGACCGGCGGCttgggggatggagaggcgGGCGCGGACGCCGGCTGCCATGATGACGAGCTCGGCGGGGATTTGTTGGCCAGAGGGGGCGAGCTCGACCTCTTGGGGGAGGATTTTGGTGACTgtggcgttggtgatgaggtttACGCCGTGGGCGTTGAGTTCTTTTTCTAGGGGGTAGACCATGTCTGCGTCTGCGGGGGGGAAGATGTGGGATAGGCGTTCGATGATGGTCACTTCTAGGCCTAGGAGACGGAGGTTTTCGGCGGCTTCGAGGCCGATGAAGGCGCCGCCTATTACGGCGACGGTTTTCACGCTGTGGGTTTTGATGTGTTCTTTGATGGAGTCAAGATCGCccaaggtggtgaggtggaatACCTGGTTTCCATCCCCGCCTTCGATGCCTTTTGGTGTGATCGGCTCTGCTCCGAGGGCTAGGACGAGTTTATCGTAGGGCATGATGTCCTTCTGTCCACTGATTCGATCATTGACAAGGactgttttgttttgtcggTCGATGGAGACAAGTTCGGTGTTGATTTTGACGTCGACGTTGAACCACGAGGCGATTTTCTCGGGAGTTTGAACGTGTAGTGCGTCGTCTGTGGGGATGACGCCAGAGAGGGCGTAGGGGATGCCGCAGTTGGCGTAGGAGATGTAAGGCCCGCGTTCGAGgacggtgatgggggtgtgtTCGGAGAGGCCTGGTGATTGTTAGCCGCTTTGTGGTGGAATGTTAGTATGGATGGAAATTACTTACGGCGGAGGCGCGTTGCGCAGGACATGCCGCCTGCTACGCcgccggcgatgatgatTCTTTTCGGGGTGGTAGACATCGTGGCTGCTGGTATGGAGTCTGGCGAGTGAAGCTGGGGTTCGGAGCAGCTTGTGGTTGGACGGTCGGCCTGGAATTGCGATGAAATCTCAGGTTGGGTGTCGGTTTTAATCCAGTGTGCTTTGACACATGCCGTTCGACTTTTCTGTGGTGATGTCGTCACTGTATCGTGGAGTCTGCATGTGCGGTGTGAAGGTCAGAGCACGCACCGCCCAGAAAGTGgtgtcatcccatctttcaGACTGCTGGGTAACTGAGCGTGGAAAGATGAGGCGAAGGCAGCTGGTTGAGATCACCGTTTTTCAAATGACCACCGGAATTCCGAATTGTTTGTCGGAGATCATGAAGAGGTGAATAAGAATATGGAGATGATAATGATGGACGCAAGAAAATTCAACGGCTGAAGGTAGAAAAGAAAACGATGAGGAACACGGGGAAAGAGATCGAAAAAGGCCAAAAAGTCAAGCCTAACAGAATGCCCGTCCTCGTTTCGAACGAGGCACCTCCAACGCCCACTATCCTTCCGCCGCGGATGAAGTGCCAGAAGGGTCCATGGGAAACAGTGCAGTGTGCTACACAATTACACCATGAATAGTTGTGCCTGTTGAATGGAAGGTGCTCAAAACCGCTATAAGTATTGACAGTAGAGCACGCTGCAGACCCTTTTGTCTCCAGCAGAGGATGTGGAGGTTCGAGTAATTTGACACTGAGCAGTTTCCCAAACATATCCATGTGGTCTCTACGTGTTTCAAGTGAATCATTGACTCGGAAGTCGACCTTATGGCCGATGTTGTCCACATGCCCCCGTTACGATATGATGGCAATAGCAAAACTCCTGAAGCGTTCTATAGGCTCTTCACACACCCTGAGTTCAATTTGCTCGAGAACGGCCCCCAGTTACTGCTTGTTTTCTGCCA from Podospora pseudoanserina strain CBS 124.78 chromosome 6, whole genome shotgun sequence carries:
- a CDS encoding hypothetical protein (COG:G; EggNog:ENOG503NU7U); translated protein: MADERRPADPPLRSQSPRPITDSKSSPSPPPSDKVSSPSPPHTMTPERRTIVEKSLKRKLDTRCSLFVLIYIMNYLDRNNIAAARLRGLQDDLSLDDQQYATCLSILYVGYILMQIPSNIVINLISRPSLYIAVVMLVWGLISTLTGIVTNFSGMVGTRFLLGFVEAAFLPGALLILSKWYTRKELTTRNAILFCGNLISNAFSALIAAGVLSNMQGVLGHAAWRWLFWIEGGLTMAVAISAAFILPDLPTNTRGFTEEELYVAQLRMTEDVGEEDKDAEGQKIFDGFFMMVRDWKVYVMMLAFTAYTVGLSFNAFFPSLTQTLGFSYVPTLLMSSPPWAFACAVTLVVCWHSDRTQEKFWHITLPMVGGLVGFLICMVTLNTAARYVALFLQASSYAGFVVFYSWISSSFPRPPAKRAVALAAINAFSQLGNVAGMYVWDLKEDGYRKSYGIVTSMFGAAIFGCWVFRTILARLNRQMEREEATAVAEGRVPAGEKGEGVVTGSETEDGGVVGPRVVRPFRYLL
- a CDS encoding hypothetical protein (EggNog:ENOG503P77N; COG:S), encoding MISNALFSTLLAQLCWFATFALAAPVDTVHVEGGNAWQYGTGGGIIGLIVLILDIIVFIEVFQSSRPPSSKLLWSLVVFLFPVVGMIIYYVFSNRSAHNSRNGYETLTQG
- a CDS encoding hypothetical protein (EggNog:ENOG503PC5Q; COG:S), which codes for MSTTPKRIIIAGGVAGGMSCATRLRRLSEHTPITVLERGPYISYANCGIPYALSGVIPTDDALHVQTPEKIASWFNVDVKINTELVSIDRQNKTVLVNDRISGQKDIMPYDKLVLALGAEPITPKGIEGGDGNQVFHLTTLGDLDSIKEHIKTHSVKTVAVIGGAFIGLEAAENLRLLGLEVTIIERLSHIFPPADADMVYPLEKELNAHGVNLITNATVTKILPQEVELAPSGQQIPAELVIMAAGVRARLSIPQAAGLKTGKTGLTVNEHMQTSDPNIYAVGDMVETPNLLLLGLDHPDKNKMLALAGPANRQGRLAADHICGKETKYRGNIGTWVCKVFGKAVGMTGLSAHQLDEISGSNHDWVTVHPVNHAGYYPGSCRLTVKIHFDLKNGKLLGGQVTGPENAGVDKQTDVLAVALTAGMTVEDLEHLELAYAPPFGSAKDAVNMAGFVAGNVLRGDVEIVHAADFAFETSKGRRKSLEDYFLLDVRSPKEFASGHIDGAVNIPLGDLRKRLDEVPKDKPIISYCQVGYRGYLGYRILKQDGYNAVNLDGGYRAVFEGGFDDGLKPVVKRWAPN
- a CDS encoding hypothetical protein (EggNog:ENOG503P8T2) gives rise to the protein MSLLERREGLAVTAGLTGITLTPLVGVMVLSFRRVIRHSQAIKIANLLFRIALPVYIIGVILYTSYAAVVAAGTATYRTELLLGLMSSLFLASGVILLTSSIYLTALAALYIAMGRTKWWSWLRLDTLLGAGLLFILLIAYWGMNLSDVVEGSSSTYRTWRMRWLLVVIDLTLSVMSLGVVGIALYALPKLKRLNQIPLGKLPVLLVIAAFLWAFTVVYGLATTIKSITDEWEEDEWVANRVIFPLFGPWVTSAVVCLLYLILHSPVWSDPAAIPADGRHGPTQPYYGPQQGNPQMGYQQQPYQPGYAPPHNPSGYPQQPQQYQQPQYPAQGYQHTQSPASSLPVYADGNQNPHVTNVK